GTCGACCAGCCTGAACTTTGTACTTATATTACCCCGGCCATTATCGACAGATCGCCGATGATCATCGCCTTATCCAGCTCCGGCAGCGCCCCTATCCTGGTGAGAATGCTGCGGGAGCAAATAGAAAAAGTCCTGCCCCATGCCTATGGCCGACTGGCAGATTTTTCCCTGAAGTTCCGCGACCATGTTAAGGCCAGGGTCAAAGGATTGCGTAACCGCCGCACCTTCTGGGAAAAAACCCTGAAGGGGCAAATAGGGCAAGCTATTCTCGACGGCAATACCGCCCGGGCAGAGCAGCAGCTGATCGCCAGCTTAAACCAGCAAATCGCGGCGCCGGCAGGGGAAATTGTTTTTGTCCATACCCTGGACGGCAACCCGGATAATTTAACCTTAAGCGCCCACCGGGAGATGCAGTATGCCGATGCGGTGTTTTACGACGAAACGGTAAACCCTGAGCTGATAGAATATGTACGCCGGGATGCCGACAAATACCCGCAAGAGATAGTTTCCACTATCTTAATCAACTTCCAGCATGCCTTGGAATTAGCCGAGCAGGGACAAAAGGTGATTTATTTACTGGCCGACTACCACCCGCTGCCGGAAAATGCCGCCTTGTCCCAAAGCCATATCGCCACCAAAACCCTGGTTTGCGGCAGTTAAGGCCGAAAGGACTATCTAAGCCTTCAAAACAAAGCCCGGTTTGTCAGAGCCGGGCTTTTTGCTTCCTATAAGATCATACTCAGGTCATGGCTGGAGTTTTCAAAATAAAACATTACGCCAGCCAGTTAAGTACTGACTGGCATTGAAGTACCAGTGTTATGTATCCTCCCTATTTTCTTGTATTAGAGCTTGTTTGTCGTAGCTATGGGCTTCCTTGTAGAGTTCATCGACTCTCTGGTAATACGCTTTTACCTGGCACTTAAGCCAATCGCAGAGGTGGCGTATCCCTTCGCTGGTTTCCTCGCTGATGCACTCCGGCTCCTGGGTTACGGCGGCGAAGGCGTCACAGAGAAAGGCGCATTCCTGATGGAACTTATAAAAATCGTCGATCAGGTCGATAAGCTCGGACAACTGGGCTTTCCTCCTGGCAGCCTCATTTTGCGGGGCAGAAGTGGATTCAGACATGAGCTTGTCCTCCTTTTGAGGTTAACAGCAAGTTCCAGGCGGTAAAACAGCCAGTAAAGCCCTGGGGTGAAGTGATACCGGCGTTACTGGTATTAGCAAAACCGTGCCGGCGGTGTGGTGGTGTGTTTTCTGTTACAAAAACTTTAACCGAGTGAAACTCTGGCATATCATTAGTTTTAGCCATAATAGATATCTCACTTATCTGTTTTGGTTAGCTATCTTCGGGTGCTGTAACACCTGAGGATAGCGCCTTGTTTACCATTTTTTACTTGCTTGTTTATCAAGTTATCGGTCGGTAAGTGGCCGGTGAATGAGTTGTGCGTTAAGTACCTCCTTAGATGAGGTGGGGGGACTATTAATCTATAGTACAAGAAGCTGGCTCTATCAACTGAAAAAGGGATTAATTTTTCGAAACATCATCCTCACCTAATAACTTGAAAAACAAATGGTTTTCACTTTATTTTGAGAGTACAAAGAAGGCAGGTTAGGCAACTTTAGTCTGTAACGGCTTTATTGCCAGCCTTGCCGCCAGACGGTGCTGTTTTTCAACTCCCGCCAGTCAAGGAT
This genomic window from Thalassomonas viridans contains:
- a CDS encoding NAD(P)-dependent oxidoreductase encodes the protein MKYFPVFLDGSKINAIVIGGGDVAARKIELLLKSTTEITVVSDSFSPGVQRLIDEHQLEQLNQPYQQGLLSGKNLAIAATDNSEVNAAVYQEATDLKILVNVVDQPELCTYITPAIIDRSPMIIALSSSGSAPILVRMLREQIEKVLPHAYGRLADFSLKFRDHVKARVKGLRNRRTFWEKTLKGQIGQAILDGNTARAEQQLIASLNQQIAAPAGEIVFVHTLDGNPDNLTLSAHREMQYADAVFYDETVNPELIEYVRRDADKYPQEIVSTILINFQHALELAEQGQKVIYLLADYHPLPENAALSQSHIATKTLVCGS